From the Anaeromyxobacter dehalogenans 2CP-1 genome, the window GACGCGGAGCTGGCCGCCGCGCGCGAGCTCGGGTGGCAGCCCCCGGCGGGCGGGCACCACGTGTACACGGTGGGCGTGGGCCGGACGCAGGACGGCCGCCAGGCGTTCGCGGCGTGCGCGGAGAGCGACGCCGACGGCGACGGGGTCTACGCCGCCTGGATGGTGTGGGAGCCGCTGGAGGACGGCGAGGGCAACCTCATCGCGCCCGGCTCGCCGTGCCGCTTCCAGCCGAAGCTGGCGCGCCAGCCGGTCTTCGGCGAGGGTGACGCGGCGGGCGTCCCGGTGCGCGTGTCGCCGGAGGACGTGTTCTAGCCGGCGGCTCGGGGCCTCAGGCGCCGGCGTCGCGCAGCGCGCGGGCGATGGCCGCGGCGTCCGGCGTCCGGCGCGGCACCTCGAGCGGATCGCAGCGCGCCTCGGGCGGCCCGCACACCGGGCAGTCCGGGGCGCGCGCCGGCGTGAGCCACACCGACTGGTACGCGCCCTGCCCCGGCGTGTCACCGAACACCTGCGGGTAGAACCAGTAGCCGGGCACGGTCGAGAGCGTGAGGTAGGTGGCGCCGGACGCGATCACCTGCTCCGCGAACGGCCCCGGCCCGGCGTCGCCCTCCGGCGCCAGCAGCGCCAGCGCCAGCTTCGCCGCGGCGCTCGCCACGTGCTGCACGTCGGCGGCGAGCGCGACCTCGCCCCGCAGCCGCCCGGTGCCGTAGTCCAGCTCGCGCGCCACCCGGCCGCCGGCGCGCTCCAGCCCGTGGCGGCTCCGGGTCGCGCACAGGTAGCACGCGGTCCGGCCCGGGACCGTGAGGATCACCTCGCCGCCCTGCGCGCCCGCGTACAGGCCCACGAACAGCGCCGGGCGCCCGCGCGCGTACGCGAAGCGGTCGAGGGCGCGCTGCGCCGCGGGATCGTCGGTGGCGGCGAGCACGAGGTCCGCCTCGCGCACCCGCGCGTCCAGCGCCGCCGGCGGGAGCCCGTCCACCGCGCGCGGCTCGAGCGCCAGCGCGATCGACGGCTCCACGGCGAGCAACCGCCGGGCCAGCGCCTCCGGCTTCGACCGGCCCACGTCCTCGGCGGCGAACACGGTGCGCGAGAGGTTCGCGGGCTCCACCACCTCCGGATCGAGGAGCGCGAGCCGCCCCACGCCGGCCCGCGCCAGCAGCTCGGCCAGGTACGAGCCCACCGACCCGCACCCGGCCACCAGCACGGCGCGCTCGCGCAGCGCCTCGGGCAGCCGCGCCGCGCTCCGCGCGCGCAGCCCGCCGCGCCGCGCCGCCTCGCGCGCCTCCGGGCCGCCGTCCGCGAGCCGCGCGGTCCACCCCGCCAGCCGTGCTCGTCCCGGGTCGCGCGTCAGCGCCGGGCCGCCGGGTGGCCCGTACGCGCGCCGGCGCGGGCCGCGCCCCTCCAGCACCGCCGCGAGCGCGGCGGCGAGCCGCTCGTCCTCGGCGAGCGCGAGCGGCCACGAGAGCGCGAGCTGGCCGCTGGCCTCGCGCTCGCCGGCGGCGAGCGCCACCGGCGGCAGCGCCGGGTAGTGCTCGCCGGCGAGCACCAGCAGCTCGCCGCCGCCGTCGAGGCGCAGGCGACCGGCCAGCAGCGGCCCCTCGCCGGCGTCGGTGACGAACGGCTCGGCGCGTCCGCCGCCGAGCGCCTGCGCGGCGCGCTCCAGGTCGCGGAGCAGCGGGATGGCGCGGAGCGGCTCCGGGGCGACCTCGGCGCCGCCGCCCCGGCTCCGGCGCGCGGCGAACAGCGAGAGCTTCCCGCGCGCCAGCGCCACCTCGTGCGCGCCCAGGCCGGCGGGCGGCTCGAGCGAGACGATCGGGCCCAGATAGCAGGCGAGGTGCGGGTTGTGCGCGAGCCCGGCGGCGAGCTCGCGCGCGTCCTGGGCCGAGGGCTGGTCGAGGGCGCCGGGGTGCGAGTGCACCAGCCCCTTCAGCTCCAGCCCCTCGCCGCGCTCGAGCGCGGTGACCCGCTCCCCCAGCCCGGCCGACGGCGCCCACCGGCTCGCGCTGGCGTGCGCCCCCGGATCCGGCTCGAATCGGGTGACGAGCGGCCGCCCCGGCGGACCGAGCAGCGCGCCGCCGCGCTCCGGCGGATGGCCGCCGAGCTCCGCGTCGAGGGCGCGGAGGACCCAGTCGGCCACGCACCACACGCGCCGCCCTGCCGTTACGCGAACACCGCCGGGTGCACCCTCGACAGCATGCGCTGCTCGGCGTCGCCCTGCTCCACGCCGATCACCACCCGGCCGTCCGGCGTCACCCACACCCGGCCGCGCGCCTCCGGCGCCCGGGGGCCCGGGTCGCGCCGCTCGTCCCGCATCGCCTCGCGAAGTCGTTCGAGAACCGTCTGCGACATGCCTGCCTCCTCCGGAGCCCCGCATGCGCGGGGGCTAGAACGGGAACCGCCCCTCGCGCGCGAACACGCTGAAGCCGTTGCACCACAGGACGCTGCGCGCGTACGCGTCCTCCAGCGACTCCATCCCGCCCCCGGCGTCGCTCGAGAGGCACAGCCGCCCGTCGGGGAAGACGTGGCAGGCGTGCGGATCGAAGCGCCCCAGGACCTGCGGCTCGACCAGCTTCACCTGGTAGCCGGCCCCGTCGAACCAGAGGAACAGCTGGTACGGATCGCCCAGCTCGCTGACGATCGGGAACAGCCAGCCGCTCACCCCCTCCACCGCGAGGTAGCGGGTGCTCGACGGGAGGCTCCCCTCCGCCCGCGCCCGATCGCGGAGCACCCGGCCGAAGCCGTCGACGAAGCAGGCGAGGCCCATCGTCCAAGAGTTCGCCTCGCCGGGCCCGGCGGGCACCGCCCCGGGGGGAGAGGCGGCCCTGCGGGCGGGCGGCGCGGGGCGCGCGCGCCTCGCCTGGCGCGGGAGGTGGCGCGAGCGCGCCGGCCTCAGGATCCCCGCTGCTGCTCCATGACGCTGCGGCCCACCCAGTCGCAGGCGAACTGGTAGGCGATGCGGCCGCTGCGGTCGCCCTTGCGCTGCGACCAGAGCACCGCCGCGGTCTCCGCCTCGCGCGTCCAGGGCACGTTCACGCCGGTGCGCTCGCACAGCTTCCCCGCCCAGCGCCGCGCCACGTCGACGTAGAGGTCCTGGCTGAAGGTGTGGAACCCGACCCACAGGCCGAAGCGCCCGGACAGCGAGATCTTCTCCTCCACCGCCTCGCCGTGGTGGATCTCGCCCTCGACCATCATGGCGCCGCGGTTGTCGCTCTCGTACTCCGGCACGAGGTGCCGGCGGTTCGAGGTGACGTAGATGAGGACGTTTTCGGGCAGCGCGTACACCGAGCCGTCGAGCGCGCTCTTCAGCACCTTGTAGCTCGCGTCGCCGGGCCCGAAGGACAGGTCGTCGGAGAACAGCACGAACCGGTACGGCTGGCCCTTCACCGCGTCCACGATGGCGGGCAGGCTCACCAGGTCGTCCTTGTCCACCTGGATGATGCGCAGGCCGCGGTCCGCGTAGGCGTGCAGGAGCGCCCGCACCAGCGACGACTTGCCGGTGCCGCGCACGCCCCAGAGCAGGGCGTTGTTGGCCGGCAGGCCGGCCAGGAACTGGCGGGTGTTGTCCTCCAGCGCCTTCTTCTGCGGCTCGATGCCGAGCAGGTCCTCGAGGCGGATGCCCTCGATGCTGGGGACCGGCTCCAGGGTCCCGGCGAAGGTGCTGCGGTGCCAGTTGGCGGCGTGGCAGGCGGCCCAGTCGACGGGCACCGCGGGCCGGGGGAGCAGCGGCTCCACCGCCGCCAGCACCCGCTTCAGCCGCTCGATCAGCTCGGGGTCGAGGCTCATTCGCCCTCCGTGCGCCAGAAACGCAGCGGGGCAGGGACGCGCGCGCCCCTGCCCCGCCTCATGCCGTCATGCGGTCCGCGTCGGCTACTCCGCCTTCTCGGACTTCTTCAGCGCGCCGACCTTGTCCATCACCAGCGCCTTGCGGAACTCGCGGTTCAGGCGGGCGATGAACTTCACGTCGATGCCCTTCGGGCAGGCGGCCTCGCACTCGTAGTGGTTCGAGCAGTTGCCGAACCCGTTGTCGGCCATCGCCTGGATCATGGCGGCGACGCGCTCCGGCGCCTCCACCTGGCCCTGCGGCAGCTCGGCGAGCTGGGACACCTTGGCGCCGGCGAACAGCATCGCCGCGCCGTTCGGGCAGGCCGCCACGCAGGCGCCGCAGCCGATGCACTCGGCCGCGTCCATGGCGTAGTCGGCGGCGCGCTTCGGGATGGGCGTCGAGTTGCCGTCGGGGACGCCGCCGGTGTGGGCCGACGTCCAGCCGGCCGCCTGGATGAGGCGGTCGAGGGCGCCGCGGTCCACCATCAGGTCCTTGATGATGGGGAACGCGCGGGCGCGCCACGGCTCGAGGTAGATCGCGTCGCCGTCCTTGAACTTCCGCATGTGCAGCTGGCAGAGCGTGGTGCGCTTGTAGCCGCCGTGCGGGACGCCGTTGACCACGGCCGAGCAGGCGCCGCAGATGCCCTCGCGGCAGTCGTGGTCGAAGACGATCGGGTCCTTGCCCTGCTTGATCAGGTCCTCGTTCACCACGTCCAGCATCTCCAGGAAGGAGTGATGCGGCGTGATGCCCTTCGCGTCGTAGGTCTCGAAGCGTCCAGGCTCGTTGGGACCGGCCTGCCGCCAGACGATGAGCTTCAGGTTCATCGTCCCGTGCTCGGAAGCGTGCGCGCTCATTACTTGTAGCTCCTCACCGCGAGGTGGACGTTCTCGAACTTGAGCGGCTCCTTGTGGAGCTCCGGCTCCTTGCCGATTCCCTTGAACTCCCAGGCGGCCGTGTAGCAGAAGTTCGCGTCGTCGCGCTTCGCCTCGCCGTCCGGGTACTGGTGCTCGACGCGGAAGTGACCGCCGCAGGACTCCTCGCGGTTCAGGGCGTCGCGCGCGAGCAGCTCGGCGAACTCGAGGAAGTCGGCGGTGCGGCCGGCGTTCTCGAGCTGCTGGTTGAGCTCCTCACCCTTGCCCGAGACCTTCACGTTCTCCCAGAACTCCTTGCGGATGGCCGGGATCTTCTGGAGCGCCTTGGTGAGCGACTCCTTGCTCCGGGCCATGCCGACGTCCTCCCACATCGTCGTGCCGAGCTCTCGGATGAACTCGGTGACGGTCTTCTTGCCGTTGATGCCGAGCAGCTTCTTGGAGGCGCCCTGCACCTCCTCCACCGACTTCTTGAACTCGGGGTGGTCGGCCTTCACCTTCCCGGGCTTGGTCGTCGCGAGGTAGCCGGCGATGGTGTTCGGGATGACGAAGTAGCCGTCCGCCAGGCCCTGCATCAGCGCGCTCGCGCCCAGGCGATTCGCGCCGTGGACCGAGAAGTTCGCCTCGCCGAGCACGAACAGGCCGGGGACGTTGCTCATCAGGTTGTAGTCCACCCAGAGGCCGCCCATCGAGTAGTGCGGGGCCGGGTAGATGCGCATCGGCTGCTTGTACGCGTTCTCGTCGGTGATCCGCTCGTACATCTCGAACAGGTTGCCGTAGCGCTCGCGGACCACGTTCTCGCCCAGCCGCTTGATGGAGGCGGCGAAGTCGAGGTAGACGCCGCGGCCGCCGGGGCCGACGCCGCGGCCCTCGTCGCACTGCTCCTTGGCGGCGCGGGACGCGATGTCGCGCGGGGCGAGGTTGCCGAACGTCGGGTACTTCCGCTCGAGGTAGTAGTCGCGATCCTCCTCGGGGATCTCGTTCGGCGGCTTGTTGCAGTCCTCCTTCTTCTTCGGCACCCAGATCCGGCCGTCGTTGCGGAGCGACTCGGACATGAGCGTCAGCTTCGACTGGTAGTCACCCGCCTGCGGGATGCACGTCGGGTGGATCTGCGTGAAGCAGGGGTTCGCGAGGTACGCCCCCTTCTTGTGCGCCTTCCAGATCGCGGTGACGCTGCAGCCCATCGCGTTCGTGGACAGGTAGAACACGTTCACGTAGCCGCCGGTGGCGAGCACCACCGCGTCGCCGACGTGCGTGCGGATCTCCCCGGTGACCAGGTCGCGGACCGTGATGCCCTTCGCCTCGCCGTCCACCACCACCAGGTCCAGCATCTCGGTGCGGGGGAACAGCTTCACCGTGCCGGCCTTGATCTGCCGGGACAGCGCCGAGTACGCGCCGAGCAGGAGCTGCTGCCCGGTCTGACCGCGCGCGTAGAAGGTGCGGGACACCTGCGCGCCGCCGAAGGAGCGGTTGTCCAGGTAGCCGGCGTAGTCGCGCGCGAACGGCACGCCC encodes:
- a CDS encoding ThiF family adenylyltransferase, whose protein sequence is MADWVLRALDAELGGHPPERGGALLGPPGRPLVTRFEPDPGAHASASRWAPSAGLGERVTALERGEGLELKGLVHSHPGALDQPSAQDARELAAGLAHNPHLACYLGPIVSLEPPAGLGAHEVALARGKLSLFAARRSRGGGAEVAPEPLRAIPLLRDLERAAQALGGGRAEPFVTDAGEGPLLAGRLRLDGGGELLVLAGEHYPALPPVALAAGEREASGQLALSWPLALAEDERLAAALAAVLEGRGPRRRAYGPPGGPALTRDPGRARLAGWTARLADGGPEAREAARRGGLRARSAARLPEALRERAVLVAGCGSVGSYLAELLARAGVGRLALLDPEVVEPANLSRTVFAAEDVGRSKPEALARRLLAVEPSIALALEPRAVDGLPPAALDARVREADLVLAATDDPAAQRALDRFAYARGRPALFVGLYAGAQGGEVILTVPGRTACYLCATRSRHGLERAGGRVARELDYGTGRLRGEVALAADVQHVASAAAKLALALLAPEGDAGPGPFAEQVIASGATYLTLSTVPGYWFYPQVFGDTPGQGAYQSVWLTPARAPDCPVCGPPEARCDPLEVPRRTPDAAAIARALRDAGA
- a CDS encoding ATP-binding protein, which produces MSLDPELIERLKRVLAAVEPLLPRPAVPVDWAACHAANWHRSTFAGTLEPVPSIEGIRLEDLLGIEPQKKALEDNTRQFLAGLPANNALLWGVRGTGKSSLVRALLHAYADRGLRIIQVDKDDLVSLPAIVDAVKGQPYRFVLFSDDLSFGPGDASYKVLKSALDGSVYALPENVLIYVTSNRRHLVPEYESDNRGAMMVEGEIHHGEAVEEKISLSGRFGLWVGFHTFSQDLYVDVARRWAGKLCERTGVNVPWTREAETAAVLWSQRKGDRSGRIAYQFACDWVGRSVMEQQRGS
- a CDS encoding succinate dehydrogenase/fumarate reductase iron-sulfur subunit, which translates into the protein MSAHASEHGTMNLKLIVWRQAGPNEPGRFETYDAKGITPHHSFLEMLDVVNEDLIKQGKDPIVFDHDCREGICGACSAVVNGVPHGGYKRTTLCQLHMRKFKDGDAIYLEPWRARAFPIIKDLMVDRGALDRLIQAAGWTSAHTGGVPDGNSTPIPKRAADYAMDAAECIGCGACVAACPNGAAMLFAGAKVSQLAELPQGQVEAPERVAAMIQAMADNGFGNCSNHYECEAACPKGIDVKFIARLNREFRKALVMDKVGALKKSEKAE
- a CDS encoding fumarate reductase/succinate dehydrogenase flavoprotein subunit; the protein is MILDGKAPTGRIEESWDKYRFDLKLVNPANKRKFKILVVGTGLAGASAAATLGELGYNVETFCYQDSPRRAHSIAAQGGINAAKNYPNDGDSIYRLFYDTIKGGDFRAREADVWRLAQVSNNIIDQCVAQGVPFARDYAGYLDNRSFGGAQVSRTFYARGQTGQQLLLGAYSALSRQIKAGTVKLFPRTEMLDLVVVDGEAKGITVRDLVTGEIRTHVGDAVVLATGGYVNVFYLSTNAMGCSVTAIWKAHKKGAYLANPCFTQIHPTCIPQAGDYQSKLTLMSESLRNDGRIWVPKKKEDCNKPPNEIPEEDRDYYLERKYPTFGNLAPRDIASRAAKEQCDEGRGVGPGGRGVYLDFAASIKRLGENVVRERYGNLFEMYERITDENAYKQPMRIYPAPHYSMGGLWVDYNLMSNVPGLFVLGEANFSVHGANRLGASALMQGLADGYFVIPNTIAGYLATTKPGKVKADHPEFKKSVEEVQGASKKLLGINGKKTVTEFIRELGTTMWEDVGMARSKESLTKALQKIPAIRKEFWENVKVSGKGEELNQQLENAGRTADFLEFAELLARDALNREESCGGHFRVEHQYPDGEAKRDDANFCYTAAWEFKGIGKEPELHKEPLKFENVHLAVRSYK